A window of Pseudomonadota bacterium contains these coding sequences:
- a CDS encoding 50S ribosomal protein L32, translated as MAVQQNRKTSSKRGMRRAHDALKARTLSIEPSTGETHVRHHVSAEGYYRGRKVVQSKGE; from the coding sequence ATGGCTGTTCAACAGAATCGCAAAACCTCTTCCAAACGCGGTATGCGCCGTGCTCACGACGCATTGAAAGCGCGAACCCTCTCGATTGAACCCAGCACGGGTGAAACCCATGTTCGCCATCATGTAAGCGCAGAGGGTTACTACCGGGGTCGTAAAGTCGTTCAGTCCAAGGGCGAATAA
- the oadA gene encoding oxaloacetate decarboxylase subunit alpha, giving the protein MKQSLGITEVVLRDAHQSLLATRMRLEDMLPIAEKLDSVGFWSLEVWGGAVFDSCIRYLGEDPWERLRQLKKALPKTPLQMLFRGQNILGYRHYADDVVEAFVERSALNGIDVFRIFDAMNDVRNLETAVKATLNAGKHAQGTISYTLSPVHTVPMWVDMGKQLEDMGCHSLCIKDMAGLLKPYVAEDLVSRLKEACAIPIALHCHATTGLSTATIVKAAGAGVDMVDSSISSMSMTYGHSPTESVVAIFEGTERDTGLNLHLLEEIAAYFREARKKYAKFEGSLKGVDSRILVAQVPGGMLTNMENQLREQGAADKLDQVLEEIPRVREDLGYIPLVTPTSQIVGSQAVFNVLMGERYKTITKETAALLKGEYGATPAPVNRELQLRVLEGSELITCRPADLIEPEMEHLTAELTEIATQKSLDLAERLEEDVLIYALFPQIGLRYIENRGDPDAFESPPGAETTAEQVLTEPGASASSANTSMEHYSVTVNGSTYQVTVGPAGAITDVQPVSAASAVSAPASGTTGEPVTAPLTGNIFQIKVKAGQKVNAGDVVIIMEAMKMETEVRAVKAGTVREIAIKEGDQVQSGDTLFQLA; this is encoded by the coding sequence ATGAAACAATCCCTAGGCATCACCGAGGTCGTGCTGCGCGACGCTCACCAGTCGTTGCTTGCTACTCGCATGCGCCTCGAAGATATGCTGCCCATCGCCGAAAAACTGGACAGTGTCGGTTTCTGGTCGCTGGAAGTATGGGGCGGCGCGGTTTTTGACTCTTGCATCCGCTATTTGGGGGAGGATCCCTGGGAACGACTGCGCCAGCTGAAAAAAGCCCTGCCCAAAACTCCGTTGCAGATGTTGTTTCGCGGTCAAAACATTCTCGGCTATCGTCACTACGCCGATGACGTGGTCGAGGCTTTCGTCGAGCGCTCCGCGCTTAACGGTATCGACGTCTTCCGCATCTTTGATGCGATGAATGACGTGCGCAATCTGGAAACAGCCGTCAAAGCCACTCTGAACGCAGGCAAGCATGCGCAAGGCACCATTTCCTACACGTTGAGTCCGGTTCATACGGTGCCAATGTGGGTGGATATGGGTAAGCAGTTGGAAGACATGGGCTGTCATTCTCTGTGTATCAAAGACATGGCGGGCCTGCTCAAGCCCTATGTTGCAGAGGACCTGGTAAGCCGTCTCAAAGAGGCCTGTGCCATTCCTATCGCACTCCACTGCCATGCCACCACCGGGCTCAGTACGGCAACCATCGTCAAGGCTGCGGGCGCCGGCGTTGACATGGTCGACAGCTCCATCTCCTCAATGTCGATGACCTACGGGCACTCACCCACCGAGTCGGTCGTAGCCATATTCGAAGGAACCGAGCGCGATACGGGGCTCAACCTCCACCTGTTGGAAGAGATCGCCGCCTATTTTCGTGAGGCACGTAAGAAATACGCAAAGTTCGAAGGCAGCCTCAAAGGCGTGGACTCAAGAATTCTGGTGGCGCAGGTACCTGGTGGAATGCTTACCAATATGGAGAATCAGCTGCGCGAACAGGGAGCAGCCGATAAACTCGATCAAGTGTTGGAAGAGATCCCCCGCGTTCGCGAGGATCTGGGTTACATCCCGCTCGTTACCCCTACCTCACAAATCGTGGGCTCGCAGGCGGTCTTCAACGTGCTGATGGGCGAGCGGTATAAAACCATTACCAAAGAAACCGCGGCATTACTCAAGGGCGAGTATGGGGCGACACCCGCTCCCGTCAATCGTGAGCTGCAGTTACGGGTGCTGGAGGGGTCGGAATTGATAACTTGCCGGCCGGCGGATCTCATCGAGCCGGAGATGGAGCACCTTACCGCGGAGTTGACAGAAATCGCCACGCAAAAAAGTCTCGATCTGGCGGAGCGGCTGGAAGAGGACGTGCTGATTTATGCGCTCTTCCCGCAGATTGGGCTGCGCTATATCGAAAACCGCGGCGATCCGGATGCATTCGAATCACCACCTGGCGCAGAAACAACAGCGGAACAAGTTTTAACGGAACCCGGCGCCTCCGCTTCGAGTGCAAACACTTCGATGGAACACTACAGCGTTACTGTCAATGGATCGACCTATCAGGTTACCGTGGGCCCGGCTGGGGCGATCACAGACGTGCAGCCGGTCTCCGCGGCATCAGCTGTTAGCGCGCCCGCCTCCGGTACAACAGGTGAACCCGTCACTGCTCCCCTTACCGGCAACATCTTTCAGATCAAAGTGAAAGCGGGACAAAAGGTAAACGCCGGAGATGTGGTGATCATCATGGAAGCGATGAAGATGGAAACCGAAGTGCGCGCGGTAAAAGCGGGCACTGTACGCGAAATCGCCATCAAGGAGGGCGATCAGGTGCAGTCTGGCGATACCCTCTTTCAGCTGGCCTGA
- a CDS encoding low molecular weight phosphotyrosine protein phosphatase: MSEPISVLFCCMGNICRSPTAHGVFRRLLRENNLEHRVLVDSAGTHAYHIGEPPDRRSQLAAKTRGVDLSDIRARAAVPEDFVRFHYVLAMDRDNFDFLSALCPPGQEGKLRLFMEFAPHLGQSDVPDPYYGGARGFEQVLDMIESAAQGLLHKVCDDLSG; the protein is encoded by the coding sequence ATGAGTGAGCCAATCAGTGTGCTGTTCTGCTGTATGGGGAATATCTGCCGGTCTCCCACGGCTCATGGCGTTTTCCGTCGACTGTTGCGCGAGAACAATCTGGAGCACAGGGTGCTGGTGGATTCGGCGGGCACCCATGCCTACCATATCGGTGAACCCCCTGATCGGCGTTCACAGCTGGCTGCCAAGACGCGTGGCGTTGATCTCAGTGATATACGGGCTCGTGCCGCGGTGCCCGAGGATTTCGTGCGATTCCACTACGTGCTGGCCATGGATCGCGACAATTTCGATTTTTTGAGTGCGCTGTGTCCACCCGGGCAAGAGGGGAAGCTGCGCCTGTTCATGGAGTTTGCGCCGCACCTCGGGCAGAGCGATGTCCCCGATCCCTATTATGGTGGAGCGCGCGGTTTCGAACAGGTCCTGGATATGATTGAAAGTGCGGCGCAGGGTCTATTGCACAAGGTGTGCGACGACCTGAGTGGATAG
- a CDS encoding S49 family peptidase, with translation MPGSAGIPPDYPFDEGGNRSPWQQKILESILLESVREQRRSRRWGILFKSLTFVYLFALLFVFLGDWQSATPIPSGRYTALIDIEGVIAANQDASADNIVGALRAAFEDDKTAGVILRINSPGGSPVQAGYVFDEIKRLRAKHPAIPLYAVVTDVCASGGYYIAAAADKIYANKASIVGSIGVRMDSFGFVEAMEKLGVERRLLTSGDSKGLLDPFLPLKESEVRHVKNMLDTIHKQFIATVKEGRGDRLLENEQLFTGLMWTGEQGLKLGLVDELRSASEVAREVIGADQMRNFTPRRDLLQRVTDRLGMAMANSLLTLGAGNIR, from the coding sequence ATGCCGGGATCGGCTGGCATTCCCCCCGATTATCCCTTCGACGAGGGAGGTAATAGAAGCCCTTGGCAGCAGAAGATCCTGGAGAGCATTCTGCTGGAATCGGTGCGGGAACAACGGCGCTCCCGACGCTGGGGGATTTTGTTTAAATCGTTAACATTCGTGTACCTTTTTGCGTTGCTTTTCGTCTTTCTCGGTGACTGGCAAAGCGCGACACCGATCCCGAGCGGGCGTTACACGGCGCTGATTGACATCGAGGGAGTTATTGCAGCCAATCAGGATGCCAGCGCCGACAATATTGTCGGTGCCTTGCGTGCGGCGTTTGAAGACGACAAGACTGCAGGAGTCATTTTGCGCATCAATAGCCCTGGCGGCAGCCCGGTGCAGGCAGGGTATGTATTTGATGAGATCAAAAGGTTGCGGGCAAAGCACCCGGCGATACCCCTTTATGCGGTAGTGACCGATGTATGTGCGTCCGGTGGTTACTACATTGCCGCAGCCGCGGACAAGATCTACGCCAATAAAGCGAGTATCGTCGGCTCCATTGGCGTGCGGATGGACAGTTTCGGATTTGTCGAGGCGATGGAGAAGCTGGGTGTGGAGCGACGCTTGCTGACATCCGGTGACAGCAAAGGATTACTGGACCCCTTCCTGCCGTTGAAGGAGTCCGAGGTACGCCACGTAAAGAACATGCTAGATACCATTCATAAGCAATTCATTGCGACCGTCAAGGAAGGTAGAGGAGACCGGCTCCTGGAGAATGAACAGCTGTTTACCGGCTTGATGTGGACGGGGGAACAGGGGCTGAAGCTGGGTCTGGTCGATGAACTGCGCAGTGCCAGCGAGGTTGCGCGTGAGGTGATAGGCGCCGATCAAATGCGCAATTTCACGCCGCGCCGGGATTTGCTGCAGCGCGTAACGGATCGCTTAGGTATGGCCATGGCCAACAGTCTGTTGACATTGGGTGCAGGCAATATCCGGTGA
- a CDS encoding sodium ion-translocating decarboxylase subunit beta, which produces MDLELFDKLWVTTGIASITWGEVLMISVGGLLLYLAIAKRFEPLLLVPIGFGAILSNIPLAGIAGPDGLLGWLSTVGLSTGVFPLLIFMGVGALTDFGPLIANPKTLLLGAAAQFGIFLTLIGALAMNAIPGFDFSLSDAAAIGIIGGADGPTAIFLASRLAPDLLGAIAVAAYSYMALVPLIQPPIMRLLTTEKERRVVMQQLRHVSKLEKIAFPLLVLLLCLLLLPTAAPLIGMLTFGNLLRESGVVERLSRTAQHELINIVTIMLGLAVGSKLSAYKFLKLETLGILCLGAVAFAVGTAAGLLMGKLMYRISGGKINPLIGAAGVSAVPMAARVVNKVGLESDHHNFLLMHAMGPNVAGVIGSAVAAGVLLAIVGN; this is translated from the coding sequence ATGGATCTCGAACTCTTTGACAAGCTCTGGGTGACCACCGGGATAGCCAGCATCACCTGGGGTGAAGTGCTGATGATTAGCGTAGGCGGACTATTGCTCTACCTCGCCATTGCCAAGCGCTTCGAACCGCTGTTGCTCGTTCCCATCGGGTTCGGTGCCATCCTCAGCAATATTCCTCTTGCCGGCATCGCTGGACCCGATGGTTTGCTGGGCTGGTTATCGACCGTTGGCCTGAGCACAGGTGTCTTCCCGCTGCTGATCTTCATGGGTGTGGGTGCGTTGACCGACTTTGGACCGCTGATTGCCAATCCCAAGACCCTGCTGCTGGGGGCAGCGGCGCAATTCGGCATCTTCCTGACTCTGATCGGCGCATTGGCGATGAATGCCATTCCCGGCTTCGATTTTTCACTTTCCGATGCCGCCGCTATCGGCATCATAGGTGGGGCGGACGGACCTACGGCAATTTTCCTGGCTTCTCGTCTGGCGCCAGATCTACTCGGTGCCATCGCTGTCGCGGCTTACTCCTACATGGCGCTGGTGCCGTTGATTCAGCCACCCATCATGCGACTGTTGACGACCGAAAAAGAGCGCCGGGTTGTGATGCAGCAGCTACGCCATGTCTCAAAACTGGAGAAGATCGCCTTCCCGCTTCTGGTGCTCTTGCTTTGCCTCCTGCTTCTACCCACCGCAGCGCCACTGATCGGTATGCTGACGTTCGGCAACCTGTTGCGGGAATCGGGTGTCGTCGAGCGCCTCAGCCGTACCGCGCAGCACGAACTTATCAATATTGTCACCATCATGCTCGGACTGGCGGTGGGATCGAAGCTCTCGGCCTACAAGTTTCTCAAGCTCGAGACATTGGGCATTCTTTGTCTCGGTGCTGTGGCTTTTGCCGTGGGCACGGCAGCGGGTTTGTTGATGGGCAAGCTGATGTACCGCATCTCCGGCGGCAAGATCAATCCACTAATTGGCGCCGCCGGGGTTTCTGCGGTTCCCATGGCAGCACGTGTCGTCAACAAGGTTGGTTTGGAAAGTGACCATCACAATTTCCTGTTGATGCACGCGATGGGGCCAAATGTGGCTGGAGTCATCGGTTCCGCCGTTGCAGCGGGGGTCTTGTTGGCGATCGTAGGCAACTGA
- a CDS encoding septum formation inhibitor Maf: MGVSPAVLVLASTSPFRKAILERLGIPFVTAAPAVDEHARPGEAPEALVARLSEAKARAVADRFPEALIIGSDQVAIVDGKIVGKPGTHEAAVQQLRNASGHTVRFVTGLCVLNSVSGEAEVEVVPFEVTFRPLSDAQIERYLQREKPYNCAGSFRSEGLGIALFEKMHGDDPNALVGLPLIRLITLLGNAGLSVI, translated from the coding sequence ATGGGCGTATCTCCTGCAGTACTGGTGCTCGCTTCCACCTCGCCTTTTCGCAAGGCCATCCTGGAACGGTTGGGTATTCCCTTTGTTACCGCTGCACCAGCTGTCGATGAACATGCACGACCTGGAGAAGCGCCGGAAGCATTGGTGGCGCGACTATCCGAAGCGAAGGCGCGAGCCGTCGCCGATCGGTTTCCCGAAGCCCTTATTATTGGCTCCGATCAAGTGGCAATCGTGGACGGTAAAATAGTCGGCAAACCCGGCACCCATGAAGCTGCAGTACAGCAGTTGCGAAACGCCTCCGGGCACACCGTTCGATTCGTGACCGGATTGTGCGTACTCAACAGCGTGAGTGGCGAAGCAGAGGTCGAAGTAGTTCCCTTCGAAGTGACCTTCCGGCCGTTAAGCGACGCGCAGATCGAGCGCTACCTCCAACGCGAAAAACCCTACAATTGCGCCGGCAGTTTTCGTTCTGAAGGCCTTGGCATTGCCCTGTTTGAAAAGATGCACGGAGACGATCCCAACGCCCTCGTCGGCCTGCCTTTGATTCGGCTTATCACACTGTTGGGAAATGCCGGCCTCTCGGTCATTTAA
- a CDS encoding 23S rRNA pseudouridine(955/2504/2580) synthase RluC, whose translation MNEPQSRPIPAVQLLTITDDEAGQRIDNYLIRRLKGVPKSRIYRILRKGEVRVNKGRIEAAYRLQEGDKVRIPPLRLAQERHVSPGQRALDRLRAAVLYEDDRLLILDKPSGMAVHGGSGVNYGLIEAMRLLRPELKELELVHRLDRETSGCLILAKRRSALRKMHELIRANALEKRYLALVCGLWEGGDRLIDAPLRKNVLRSGERHVRVDAGGKSSATKFHPLEQYAATTLVEAQLLSGRTHQIRVHAAHLGYPLAGDTKYGDDTCNRDLRKAGLSRLFLHAHSLSFSFPDVGRKICVRSPLTEDLQDVLEALAS comes from the coding sequence ATGAATGAACCTCAAAGTCGTCCCATCCCTGCGGTCCAGTTGCTGACTATCACTGACGATGAAGCTGGCCAACGCATCGACAACTACCTGATTCGGCGTCTGAAAGGGGTGCCCAAGAGCCGTATATATCGAATCCTGCGTAAAGGTGAGGTGCGGGTGAACAAGGGACGAATCGAGGCCGCCTACCGTCTGCAAGAGGGGGATAAAGTGCGGATTCCGCCCCTGCGCCTGGCGCAGGAGCGCCATGTGAGTCCAGGACAGCGCGCCCTGGACAGACTCCGTGCAGCGGTGCTCTACGAGGACGACCGCCTATTGATCCTCGACAAACCGTCGGGGATGGCGGTTCATGGTGGGAGTGGCGTCAACTATGGCCTGATCGAGGCGATGCGGTTGTTGCGTCCTGAGCTGAAGGAGCTGGAACTGGTACATCGACTGGATCGCGAAACGTCAGGCTGTCTGATATTGGCCAAGCGACGCAGCGCCCTGCGGAAAATGCATGAACTCATCAGAGCCAACGCCCTGGAGAAGCGCTACCTGGCACTTGTCTGCGGGCTCTGGGAGGGCGGTGATCGGCTGATCGATGCCCCATTGCGCAAGAATGTGTTGCGAAGTGGCGAGCGGCATGTACGCGTCGACGCGGGCGGAAAATCGTCGGCAACCAAGTTTCATCCGCTGGAGCAGTACGCTGCCACTACATTGGTCGAGGCCCAGTTGCTGAGCGGACGCACCCATCAGATCCGGGTTCACGCCGCGCACCTGGGTTATCCGCTGGCGGGAGATACGAAGTACGGTGACGACACCTGTAATCGAGATCTCAGGAAGGCGGGACTGAGCCGCCTTTTCCTCCACGCACATTCACTCTCGTTTTCCTTTCCGGATGTGGGGCGGAAGATTTGTGTCCGCTCACCGCTCACGGAAGATTTGCAGGATGTTCTGGAGGCGCTGGCGAGCTGA
- a CDS encoding HAD family hydrolase, whose protein sequence is MDSEARIVACMRAAVADLGLAPLPHARMSNVIGLGLPEAIEMLFPGSDETFAREFVARYRHHFLGHEQTPSKLFPGAYDTLQTLHESGYRLAIATGKGRRGLDQALKETECDRFFHVTRCADEAASKPHPEMLIDIFDTLGVDPKAGLMIGDTEYDMQMANNALTHALAVSYGVHSADRLLKHSPLGCLDDICDLPGWLTGNRPWAVNREPDC, encoded by the coding sequence ATGGACTCGGAGGCAAGGATTGTCGCGTGTATGCGCGCTGCGGTGGCTGATCTTGGCCTGGCGCCCCTGCCACATGCGCGAATGAGCAACGTGATCGGTTTGGGGTTACCCGAGGCCATAGAAATGCTTTTTCCCGGCAGTGATGAGACTTTCGCCAGAGAATTCGTGGCTCGCTATCGCCACCATTTTTTAGGTCATGAACAGACACCGTCGAAGCTCTTTCCCGGAGCGTACGACACGCTGCAAACATTGCATGAATCGGGGTATAGGTTGGCGATTGCGACAGGAAAAGGACGCCGCGGGCTCGATCAGGCGCTCAAAGAAACAGAATGCGACAGATTCTTTCATGTTACCCGGTGTGCCGATGAGGCCGCTTCCAAGCCCCACCCGGAAATGTTGATTGATATCTTCGACACACTTGGCGTGGATCCCAAAGCAGGTCTTATGATCGGCGATACGGAGTACGATATGCAGATGGCAAACAACGCGCTCACTCATGCTTTAGCGGTTTCCTATGGTGTCCACTCTGCGGATCGCTTGTTGAAACACTCGCCGCTGGGTTGTCTGGATGACATCTGCGATTTACCGGGTTGGCTGACTGGCAACCGGCCTTGGGCAGTAAATCGTGAACCGGATTGCTGA
- a CDS encoding ribonuclease E, with protein MKRMLINATQPEELRVAMVDGQKLYDLDIETVAREQKKANIYKGRITRIEPSLEAAFIDYGGERHGFLPLKEIARSYFAPAALENTGRASIKDALKEGQELVVQVEKEERGNKGAALTTFVSLAGRYLVLMPNNPRAGGVSRRIEGSDRSELRDALSELDIPESMGLIIRTAGVGRSVDELQWDLEYLLHLWEAIERAAANRSAPFLIYQESNLIIRALRDYLRAEIGEILIDDPEVYRQAKVFMEQVMPHNLNKVKLYSDATPLFNRFQIESQIESAFNREVRLPSGGAIVIDHTEALTTIDVNSSRATKGGDIEETALNTNLEAVDELVRQLKLRDTGGLIVIDFIDMTPARNQREVENRLKEALKQDRARVQINRISRFGLLEMSRQRLRPSLGESSQIVCPRCNGQGTIRGVESLALSILRIVEEEAMKANTVRVVAQLPVEVATFLLNEKREMIQALEERNKVRLMLLPNPHLTTPQYQVVRQRASDIAEGSEGTPSYEMIDKIEEIVPDATDMRRPAAEEPAVKSLAPSAPAPARAPEKQEAAGNGFFKRLFGALFGNRKDKTPEIEAKKPAKKTTRNAPARGRPTRSDQPGRSEERRPRRGSNTNSRRGSERDRSRDNGGQAGSKGEKQAVAPRAETSKTQRKAVAPADSTASKGPEATAGPEDAATQEAGTRSRNRRGRRGGRRRSGRGDREGTADTGETATQETTAAKAQEPAKPRQIETRSPVAPQSPVAAPSAPPQAASDTAQPEAPPAKTHPATPAAVRPAAVSTPSPTASVPAAPPAAAPSPVPATPATPSPVSAPAPAVPGGGAQNTPTARPAGVESKPTPAASESLPVVEPAQAARPARPAEPASTRPVEQTQPIPMAVKPATAAPRTESKPAAAPFTGPEESSPRTNTGSVNPLAPTRADAPSAAPPVESPAPRPPASPAPEPRRAPPPAVEAQPVETRPATPTPLPPATKPSPTVGEPRPVTPPAPRSDDN; from the coding sequence ATGAAAAGAATGCTGATCAACGCAACTCAACCGGAAGAGTTGCGAGTGGCCATGGTGGACGGCCAAAAACTGTACGACCTCGACATCGAAACCGTCGCGCGGGAACAGAAAAAGGCCAATATCTACAAGGGTCGTATCACCCGCATTGAACCCAGTCTTGAAGCCGCCTTCATTGACTACGGCGGCGAACGCCATGGCTTTCTTCCCCTCAAAGAAATCGCGCGCAGCTACTTCGCGCCTGCGGCACTGGAGAATACAGGCCGCGCCAGTATCAAAGATGCCCTCAAAGAGGGGCAGGAGCTGGTGGTACAGGTAGAGAAAGAGGAGCGTGGCAACAAAGGGGCGGCATTAACCACCTTCGTTAGCCTTGCGGGGCGCTATTTGGTCCTGATGCCTAACAATCCCCGCGCAGGTGGTGTCTCACGCCGCATCGAAGGCTCGGACCGCAGTGAACTGCGGGATGCCCTGAGCGAGTTGGATATCCCGGAAAGCATGGGGCTGATCATCCGCACCGCCGGTGTCGGCCGATCCGTCGATGAACTCCAGTGGGATCTCGAATACCTGCTGCACCTATGGGAGGCCATCGAGCGCGCAGCCGCCAACCGCAGTGCACCGTTTCTTATCTACCAGGAGAGCAATCTCATCATTCGCGCTCTGCGCGATTATCTGCGCGCAGAGATCGGCGAAATTCTGATTGACGATCCGGAGGTGTACCGCCAGGCAAAAGTCTTCATGGAACAGGTGATGCCTCATAACCTGAACAAGGTGAAGCTCTACTCCGATGCCACGCCGCTGTTTAACCGTTTCCAGATTGAGAGTCAGATCGAAAGCGCGTTCAACCGTGAAGTTCGTCTACCTTCGGGCGGCGCTATCGTCATCGACCATACCGAAGCACTGACCACTATTGATGTGAACTCCTCGCGCGCTACCAAAGGCGGTGATATCGAGGAGACAGCGCTCAACACCAATCTGGAGGCCGTGGACGAACTGGTCCGTCAACTAAAACTGCGCGATACCGGTGGTCTGATCGTCATCGACTTCATCGATATGACACCAGCACGCAATCAACGCGAAGTTGAAAACCGCCTCAAGGAAGCGCTGAAGCAAGATCGCGCCCGTGTGCAGATCAACCGTATATCGCGTTTCGGCCTGCTGGAGATGTCCCGCCAGCGGTTGCGGCCTTCTCTGGGTGAGTCCAGCCAGATCGTCTGTCCCCGCTGCAACGGGCAAGGCACTATTCGCGGCGTAGAGTCATTGGCACTGTCGATACTGCGCATCGTTGAAGAGGAAGCCATGAAAGCAAACACTGTGCGTGTCGTGGCGCAGCTACCGGTGGAGGTTGCCACCTTTCTTCTCAACGAGAAGCGCGAAATGATCCAGGCGCTGGAAGAGCGCAATAAGGTACGGCTGATGCTGCTGCCGAATCCGCATCTGACAACTCCGCAGTATCAGGTCGTCCGTCAGAGGGCCAGCGATATCGCCGAAGGATCAGAGGGCACTCCCAGCTACGAAATGATCGACAAAATCGAGGAGATCGTCCCTGATGCGACCGATATGCGCCGGCCCGCGGCGGAGGAACCGGCGGTAAAAAGCCTGGCACCGTCCGCTCCAGCGCCGGCGCGTGCGCCCGAAAAACAGGAAGCAGCCGGGAATGGCTTCTTCAAGCGCTTGTTCGGCGCCCTGTTTGGGAACCGCAAGGACAAGACACCAGAGATCGAAGCGAAGAAACCTGCCAAAAAAACCACTCGCAATGCACCGGCGCGTGGGCGTCCGACGCGCAGCGATCAACCGGGGAGAAGTGAAGAGCGACGTCCCCGCCGCGGCAGCAACACCAACAGCCGTCGTGGCAGTGAGCGCGACCGATCCCGTGACAACGGCGGCCAGGCAGGCTCCAAAGGCGAAAAACAGGCCGTTGCACCGCGTGCGGAAACATCCAAAACCCAACGCAAGGCGGTCGCGCCGGCGGACTCCACTGCCAGCAAAGGGCCAGAGGCAACCGCCGGACCCGAGGATGCCGCTACGCAGGAAGCCGGCACGCGTTCGCGTAATCGCCGCGGTCGGCGTGGTGGTCGCCGTCGTTCCGGACGTGGCGATCGCGAAGGAACCGCTGACACTGGAGAGACGGCGACACAGGAAACCACTGCTGCCAAGGCGCAGGAGCCGGCAAAACCCAGGCAGATCGAAACGCGCAGCCCCGTTGCGCCACAGAGCCCCGTGGCTGCACCCTCCGCGCCGCCGCAAGCTGCATCCGACACAGCACAGCCAGAGGCACCGCCCGCCAAGACGCATCCGGCGACGCCTGCAGCGGTTCGTCCGGCTGCCGTCTCCACACCATCCCCCACTGCGAGCGTGCCAGCGGCTCCACCCGCCGCGGCGCCGAGCCCGGTACCCGCGACGCCGGCTACCCCCTCGCCAGTGTCGGCACCCGCACCTGCGGTACCCGGTGGCGGCGCGCAAAACACGCCGACCGCTCGCCCAGCCGGCGTTGAGTCCAAGCCGACGCCCGCGGCGTCAGAATCGCTGCCCGTTGTGGAACCGGCACAGGCAGCTAGGCCCGCGCGGCCCGCAGAGCCCGCCAGTACACGGCCTGTGGAGCAGACTCAGCCGATCCCAATGGCAGTCAAACCGGCGACAGCGGCACCTCGGACAGAGTCCAAGCCGGCCGCAGCGCCGTTCACCGGCCCAGAAGAATCCTCCCCGCGAACCAACACCGGGAGTGTAAATCCGCTTGCTCCCACACGTGCCGATGCGCCATCCGCGGCGCCGCCTGTTGAGTCGCCAGCCCCACGACCGCCAGCCTCACCGGCTCCCGAGCCGCGCCGGGCACCCCCTCCCGCGGTCGAGGCACAACCGGTAGAAACGCGCCCGGCAACCCCGACGCCACTACCACCAGCAACGAAACCCTCCCCCACGGTCGGCGAGCCTCGTCCCGTGACTCCGCCAGCACCGCGGTCGGACGACAATTGA